A window of Phragmites australis chromosome 2, lpPhrAust1.1, whole genome shotgun sequence genomic DNA:
TTGCCACTCTTAACAAATGCCAATTGCCCATCTCTCATCGCTTTATTACTTGTACAGCACCAGCATAGCTACTTCCATTAACTCTTCTCCTCTTGTCATTGTTGCTCATTGGTTGCTATACACTTGCTGAACTAATAATGCGTCGATGATCCATGCGTTGCTGCTGGCTGCAAATAACGTCGAAAATTCAGAAACAACGCACTAGAAGAGCTCCCAAAATCTTAATCCAAACAGAGCATAGCAAAGCAGAGGGGCTCGAGAATTAATCCCAATAACTTTTTTCAGTACATGGTTAGGCAATATAAGTAGTGGAGTACAATACAGACACAAACAATTAGACAACCCTTAATTACTATAGGTCGTTAATCCAATAATTACATCGACGAACAACTGCTGCATGGACGCATATGTGCATCTGAAACCATGATTGATTAAtcagaaaaagagaaaacaaagatCGAAGTAAACGAAAGAACAAATCAAGAAACACGAGACGTCGGCAACACAACAGTAGCAGCATGTGCAGGCCAAGCTCCGGTTGGCGCGAGTATGGCAATGCTACGTAATTAAGGCAGGGGGCGTGGATCGCTGGGCGCGCACCGCGGCGCTCGATCAGTGGCCGCCACGATGCTCTTCGGAGTTGTGGTTCATGCTGATGGACACCACCACGCCATTGCACCGGAGAAGGGCGAGACGAAGAGCCGAtaggaagagaagaggagaggggagggagccACGACGGCCGCCGCTTGGCACCGGCACCAgctggcgatggcggcggcggcggcggcggccacgccGAGAGCCCTTTCGGGGGTGGAGGAGCTGCGTGAAGATCTCATTTAGACGAACTCCTTGCAATGCATTGCATGCACGTAATGGATCTTACTATCTTTCCCTCCTCCTTTTCGTCCTCCTGCAAAGAGAGCAGTCTTATTGTAACTTGTCTGAACTTTGTAAGGACGTAGCATTGTATAATATCTGTAGTTGTCTActgtcagaactcagaaggTACATAAAACAGTGTTTCAGATAGCAGTTCCATACGCCTTTAATTAAAGGGAAAAATTAACAATGTGATAGTACCTTGCAAACTTCCCAATTAACAGTGACTACATTGATTTTTTTATGCACTGAAAGATCTATACTGGCATTTTAAAGATCTTTTGCCAATTCTTTGAATGGATGAGAAATAACATCTTGAAAAATGTGTTGACGTTGATATGTGCTTCTTGAGAACTCACAGTGTGTTACTGTGTTATGCAAGTGGGTTTCTGAAGATGTTGTTCAAGATGACATCATGACAACCAACTTTCATCCATTCTGATTCTGTCATGGGGAGGTAAACCAGGATGAGAACTGTCATCAGTTATTGCAGCTCTGGCttcagtcttttttttttaaggaccTGCGTCAGTCCTTAGTTCTCCTTGTTTAGTCCTTCGCACAATCTCTTCAGATTCTCAAAATCTGCTACTGTCTGCTTCTGTTTGCTTCTGAAATTTGGAGAACGACACTCATCAGAAAGCATTCTTAAGTTCAATAATAAATCAATAGATACGAAATGACAAGTACCTGGCCCTTCTGTTCTGAAACCAGACTTCGACTTCATGTTCAGCTGCTCTGCCAGTCCTAGCTTCAGAGCCTAGTTTTCGTGAAATTCTTTAATTTTCAATTTCAAGACATCAAAGTTCGCAGGCATTACAACGTTCAGAAATACATATGGACTTACTGGATCGAGATTGGAACGCTCTTCGTAGACAGTTTGAAGCACTGTTAGCTCTTCCTGCCACGCTCTGTATTTGTTGTGTAGGGTTGTGGCAGTTTCAATATGATCTTAATTCTGAGGGAGTCAGGGAGAAATATCAAAAAGTCGCAGGAATAATGAGCCCATAGGGGTGTCAGAGAATGAAATAACATTGATATTACTTATTAGAAGGTGCTCCCGTAAAATGAACTCGATGCCGGTGTTAACTGTCAGATTGTATTTAGTTCCTTTGTCTGAGTTCGCTCTGAGTTATAACTTGTAGAAGAATGTTTCAGTTGCGATTTTGCGCAGAAGTCACTGGTAGAACGTTCAGATAACCGCACTACTGAATATGTGCCAAAATAAGGAGAGTTTTACCATGTTACGTGTAGTTGATGCTTCAAAGCTACAGAAGTAAAAAAACAAATGTGTGCTATGGCTACAGCTCTTCAAGAAACTTggaaaaaaacacacacacacacacacgcataCTGTGTTACTGTTCACGGTCATGTGAGACACAGGTGGCGTTAGCAGTGTCCTAACTATTTGCCGCTGCAAGATATACACTCGTGTTAGTGTTTGTAAGATTATGTAGTGAAGAAAGGGCAAaagtttcctcttttttttgaaGGGATACAGTAGGGAAAATCCCTATGGAGAGAGCTTTATTAAAACACAATGAAGGGAACAGGTACAAGATTTTTatacaaaagaagaaaaaataggaaCTATACAGTAGTAAGAATCCAAGAGGAGACCGATGCACTAAGGGAGTTGTTCATCCTATTCAGGTGCAAAAGAACATTGTCCACAAAGCAGGACCTCCAGTTGTTGAACGAAGGAGTGGCATTTTGGAAGATCTTTGAATTCCTCTGTTTCCAAATTTCCTTGGGTGCTACAGAGAAAACTTCCATGAAGAAGCGTTGTTGGAAGTGATTTTTTGCTTCTTCAAGCATACTGAAGAAATCAACTTGATGATTCCATGTAATGCCAATGGAGTCTTCCTTTCAGTTATGAACAATCAGAAGATATCAGAGATCAGACTTCTCAGCAGCCAATTAACATGACGCTAGAAGCCTTGGAGACCTCCTTCAAAGTCCGCATGATGGCGTCGGCTTTCAGATCGCCAACCGTGTAAGCAAGCAAGCGGCTCTGAGAGGGGACGACATCCTCCCTGTGGTAGCTTCCTGAGCTCCTCAGCAGCGCGTCCGAGCCTTTCTCGGTGCCACCTCGGACGATCACTGTCTTGTGTAGTCCTGATAGCATCTCCTCCAGGTCGGTATCGCCGTGCTCTCTAACGATCAGAAACATGTTCCCTACAGCCAGGCCCTTACAACGTATATACttatatgataattttttataataaatttttacaaCGCGTATGCTTGTGGTAATTGTCTTTATAATATGTGTGCTTGTTTTGTCTAAAAGCTGAGTCAAAACATAGGTATTAACATATGTCATAGTTTGAGTCTAAGCACATTAATGTTAGCAATTGtcaatttttgatgaaattagaaattatttactaatttaaaTGTATATTTTAAATAATTCACCGTGTAGTCTCAAAGGTTGTGAGTAGACTTAACACTTAGCCATGTTTAAACGTGCACAATTTAAAATATAGTAGTGGTAATACTCCTTGTTGTATCGTTGATCTTAAGATGTATAGTGCATAGTTGTTGattacctagatcatctcaagatgacggTGGAAAGTGACAACGTAAACTAGTGAAAGAATACAGTTGTGTCAGTCCATGCTATCAGAATAAGATGACTTTCGTCTCTAAGGTGGTGATTGGAAGTTGTGAGAATGGGTAGAAGCAAATCCAACATCATCTTTGCGGTCATCAGTGTCCTCAGGAGATGGATGCCTCGGAGGAAGGGGTCGTTGTGGTATGAAATTGTTGTTCTCattgtcatcttgagctattACGGTTGGAGCACATTCTATTTTTTTGTTGGTCGTACGTCATGtcgatgtggtgcgtgaacgtcctcttgcaatATTTCTTGAACTTTCTCCTGTATTACTGCTGGAATGTCGAGACattggtggtatgaaatcatcgtcctcatcattttctggtTGAATAGTAGAGGACACCCTTATACCCTTTTAGTTTGGCTGATCTTtatcgtcttctacgcgaaccaggcatcacactCTCGCCGAAGAGTATATATGTCATCAAGAAGTTTGGGATTTATTTATTGATCAACTAAGCATCTTTCGGGAACGCCTAACACAAAAGAGGAACATTCGAATcaatgaaaaaaagataagcaggataaccaaatagaaaatgacgaatcTGAATGTGGTATGCATACTAGTCGGGTAACATCGACATCCTTATTTTCCtcatagagaaacctagcacagaaAGATGCTCGGCTAGTTTGTACACCCTGAGATATATTTGATGTCGCTCTTGCAAGAGTGCCATAAGGTTgtcggtggttacatgttggagcggAGTGGTTAATACGGAATAGAAGAGTCTTGCATGTAATGTGGATACGGattggattaggttgttctccttgaagggacCATCCTTCACTCTACGCATAACCTATAATGAGGTATTTAATGCTATATAGATCATTATAGGTATCTATAAAACACATGTACTAGAAGATCCCATTATAGATTTATTGCTCATTGACTACAACTTTCTAACTCTACACCAAAGTATGAATCCCTCAtcatttaagaaacattaaacaattattaaaaatcataattaataCGTAACAATACTTAATAAATaagtaataaataaagttatgtaccataattatttgataaacatcaaataaattaaaaataattatattaacaattcagtgaataagacataatagagatGAATACGAAAATAAAGTGACTAATATATGTgtcatgaacaagtacaagtgtATACCGACAACGCCGCCGTCGCTGCACataatccccaggagtgtaagtgTCAAGTGTGATGAGACAattaggcccgatcttccgttagATAATggtaagttgattggtggagactcgacgttgacgatccaaggcttccgatcaggacagaacacaacccttgcaatcgctacaccactgctttgttggttatcaaccgcgcgcggcacgattgacctcgccaagaaggctaatttctgcaagcgaatcgagaacacaagcaagaacacgaaagaacacaatctgaaattgcaaatatgattaagctcacgagttggggtttcacaaaccgaacgatgacgaaactgttcaatgacagagtaatctaagtaaaacccaaaaagtctatgatGACGGCTGCtggatatatgaagaggggtgtgctagggttttgggcgaccaggAGGCGTCCACAACTTGGACTTAGACCTGAACACGTTTACAAGGTCCGATATGGTCTAAAATTGTGACATAACAtattgttttgatgacacaaaataatccacaatgaatctggagctgggactagtaccaaaacaaagctaccgtccttagctttccaacgcatcaaagaacaccttatttggactatatatgaagaagttatgaccGTTTTAGTGCGAcgctgtctgctgaatccgaaccgagttccgCTGTTACATACGTgtttctcccatattcctaagcatcaaaattcataaaattgagtagcatcccatccttataattagtagtatgaaCAACaagtaacgaattcacctcatgagttaaatgACGTGCATAAACCTGTATATTCAGTCCTTATAATggatcaataaaaaaaatcacttatgACACGTATGTCTAAATaaatgatgtcctcatcaaagtGGATGTGTGACCTCGTCCCAACAGCCTATCTAAAACATTTCATAATCGAACCACACAAAAAGACTTATCAGAAGTATATTTCATAATCGAGCCGGGGCCTAATCAAACAACAAACCTGACCTTGATCAACTACCACGTAGATCCTAGATCCATATGGCACCCACCCAATCCGACCCATTCATTTCGCACGTACGCGCTCGCGTCAGCACGTCTCCACCCCCTCGAGCGAAAGGGCCCCCCCCATTCTGGTCGTCTCCCTCCGTCCACCGAGCGCACAGACCTGGCCACTTGTGCGCGAATCTCCGCGCGGTCGTATGGCCAGGATGAGTCCACTGTGGACAAGGCGCGTGGGCCCGCGTGACAGCCATCCCTCACACCATCCGCGTCCGGTTTCTTATTTAAATCGCGAAATGGTCGGCGGGCGAAGGAAGAAACACAAATCTCCCCCACCCGCAACCCCAAACCCTAGTCGCTCCTCGCGACCCAGGCGACGCGCCCGATTCTTGCCTGGTAATTTTCCTCACCCTCCCAGTGATCCCTGTGTCCTCCTGTACGCCGTgggatccccccccccctccaatttttctgatttttttgggGTCGGATGGAGTTGGGGCCCGAGGAAACGCAGAAATCATGCTCGGATTGGGGGGTTTTAGGACGATTTCTTGGCGGAATACGAGATTTTGGGAGGGAATTTTGGGGATCCCAAATGGTTAGGGGTGGGGAATTGGGGAAAGTGGTGGAAAGGTGCGATTTTTTGGCCCCTCTTTTGTTGGAAGTGTTGCCCGGGGCTTTATGAATGGCATTTGGGCATAAGGACGCCTTTTCAAAAGGTTTGTTCCAGTTTTTAGGTTATTTTTCTTGGCTAGAGTTGATTATGTGGGGAGAGTACGCAGAAAAAAAAGTTATTTTAGAGGTTTGCATCACCGTTGGGTGTAGTTTCTTTCAATTGTGCATCCATGTATTCCATTTATGCAAGCTATGGGGAAAAGAGCGATTAGGGGTAAAACATGGTTACATTATTCTAGAATCTGCCTCTTTTGCTCCTTTAGATTATCTTGTTATGTTTTTATATCATAGTAGATCGGTCAACCATGCTTTGTCGGGAGCAATATCACATTTGCTTTACTCTTGACCTTTTCGAAACTGTTAGATTTGTGCTTGTACTTGTTGCTGAAGTTTGTAAACATACAGCATTCTATTGCTTCGCTCAAGCCAGTATTTTTCTATTGCGACTCTATGAGCTCCAATGGTGTCACAAGGCGGATTCCAAAGAGGCAACGAACTATCAAGTCACTTTCGCAGATTCTGGACCTGAACTTGGCCCCAACTGAAGTGGCTGGTGAGGGGAGTTCACCTTCCAGGAGTATGCCTGTCTCACACAGCCAGGCCTCCAGCAGTATGCCACCGGCTGCTAATGGGTTACACATTGTCATGCATAGTTTCCCCATTGATGTGGAAGCCATTGATGACGATGTTGTAATTTATCCTTCAAGATCACACCTTCAAGTATGTACCTTGTCTCTGGTTCTAATGTCTGTTTGTAtttttgcatgtttatttttttgccGCTTTTAGTTATTATATGATTGTTCGAGAAGGAATACTGACTATCCGGTCGTTTGCCTTTATGTTTCAGGCAAGACAACAGTCGACCAGGATGGAACGCATTACTGTGATAATAGATGACGATTCTGAAACTAGCCCTGTACCAGCAGGTTTGATTACATCCCCAGCACAAAGCATTTGACCCATACCATGACATTTGAATAGAACCACCTAGTTTTTCTGTATGAAAATTTGTAATTCTTGTTTCATACCTAGGAATTATTCATTTTGCTCTGCTTGTCTGCTCGTTTCTTCATTCTCTAGTAGTtgcgatgattttttttttgcttgttttttGGCTTATCTAGGCATCATCGTAGTGCAGGTTCGATTGCTTTCAGTTTAACCTGCTAAGCATAAATATTTCTGTTGTATATATGTTAGTACTTCATCGTTGTGCATTTAGATAGCTCTATTTCTTAATGTAGCCACTTGCTAGCTGCTTTTCTAACTACAGAACCTTACTGATTATGGTTAATGTCTTCTACatttggtttacttaacaagtTAGAAGTAAAGCACAACATTGTACTGCAATCACGACTATCTTTCCATGGTCTGAGTTTGAAAGTATGAGGCTTGTAAAAAAATCTGGTTGATATTACCAACTTTGACAGTTTATCCACTAGAAGACGAATAGGATGGGCATATGCAGTATGCACGCAACCTCTCTAGATTGTGTTATGTGATACTAGATATCCATATAGGCAATGCATCATTGTGGCCAAATCTCAGTGCCAACAGAGCTGTTTTTTCCGTCTTCAGTAGGTTCAGATTTGCTTATAGTTGTGGTTTACAAAATTAGTTGAATATGCAATAAGTTGCTAGATAGAATTTCAGCCTTAACAATTCATTTCCATTCATAGGAAATTAGTGTTCAGTATTTTCCTTGTAGATTCTTGTACTTGATGCTTAAATATGCCAGACAGGTAGGAATGGGATATAAGAGACTCATGTACCTGTTGTTTTGTTTTGCATTGAGTAACTTGGTGCCTACCACATTTTTTCTAGGGGACATTCTTGATGAGCATGTGAACACACTGCTATCTCTGGGCATAAACCGTAGGCATGAGCATCCAAGAGCGTCTAACAACTGCCCCGTGATAAGTTTACTGGACACACCTGAAGTTGAagtcagtagcatcaaggtaAACAATCTACCGTGTACTTCACCAATACAATAAGGCAGTAATTTTCGCTTTAATAACTCAAACAATGCTGATCCAGGCACTCCCTGAACCTGTGAAGGAGGTTCCGAAGGAACCAAAGTTCACCTGCCCAGTCTGCATGAATGAGCTTATGGAAGCGTCATCCACCACCTGCGGTCACATTTTCTGCAAGAAGTGCATCGAGGCTTCCATTCAGGCTCAGAAGAAATGCCCTACCTGCCGGAGGAAGCTCAACAAGAACAACTACCACCGTGTGTACCTCCCGACCACGGAGTAAAACCGGTTCAGCCATTTTGGCACAAGTTCTGCAGCACCTGACCCTCCTCCGCATTGGCCCTGTGGCGATTGTATGTCAAACTATTTAGGGGCGTATTATTAGCATAGAGTATTCCAACAATTTAACAAGTGTTTTTGCCCTCGGCATTTGGGACATCGTACCAAGCTGCATCATCAGTAAAGTATACCCAGCATTCTCTGTGGAAATTGGTGCTTGGTCGTATCTTTTTTATGCGTGAAACAGTATCTTACCTTCTGTTTGGGTATGTGATGCGAATGTGAAGTTTGTATCGGTGGTGCCATTTTCACTTGAAACTTGCCCCAGCCCCAAGGAA
This region includes:
- the LOC133909469 gene encoding uncharacterized protein LOC133909469; this encodes MSSNGVTRRIPKRQRTIKSLSQILDLNLAPTEVAGEGSSPSRSMPVSHSQASSSMPPAANGLHIVMHSFPIDVEAIDDDVVIYPSRSHLQARQQSTRMERITVIIDDDSETSPVPAGDILDEHVNTLLSLGINRRHEHPRASNNCPVISLLDTPEVEVSSIKALPEPVKEVPKEPKFTCPVCMNELMEASSTTCGHIFCKKCIEASIQAQKKCPTCRRKLNKNNYHRVYLPTTE